Part of the Jatrophihabitans sp. GAS493 genome, TCGGGGCCAGCCGAACGCTCGGGGCGGTGGGCGGTCCTCGTTGCCCGGGCGCTGACCGTGGCCGCATTCCTGACCGTGTGGTTCGCCCTGATCCTGCCCGACCGGCTCGAGCAGATCACCACCGCCGCGGCGCTGCAGATCCCGGTCGAGGGGCTCGTCCTGGTCGCCCTCGCAGTGCTCCTTCCAGCCCGCGGCCGACGGGTCATCTCGGTCGTCGCCGGTGCGCTGCTCGGTCTGCTGGTCGTCGTCAAGGTTCTCGACATCGGCTTCTATACCGAGCTCGATCGTCCATTCAATCCGGTCATCGACTGGAGCAGCATCGGCCCGGCCATCGGCGTAGTGCGGGACTCCGTCGGAGCCACTCGGGCCGACGCGGCGGTCATCCTAGCCGTGCTGCTCTTGATCGCCGTCGTGGCGCTGGTGACGCTGTCGGTGATACGGCTGGCTACGGTCACCGCCCGGCACCCCAGACCGGCGGCCCGGGTGGCCGCGGCGTTCGCCGGAGTCTGGATACTCTGCACCGCCTTCAACGTCAGTCTCGTCTCCGGAGTGCCGGTCGCCGCGCACAGCGTGAGCCGGCTGGCCGTGGACCAGGTACGGGATGCCGGTTCGGCGGTGCAGGATCAACAGCGGTTCGAATCCCTGCTCCGATCCCACGACGAATTCAGCTCAGTGCCCGGAGCATCGCTGCTCACCGGGCTGCAGGGCAAGGACGTGATCTTTGCCTTTGTCGAGAGTTACGGGCAGGTCGCCGTTCAAGGGAGCACATTCTCACCGGCCATCGACGACCTTCTCCGCTCCGGCAACACGCAATTGAGCTCCGCCGGATTCTCGTCGCGGAGCGCATTCCTGACGTCGCCGACCTTCGGTGGCATCAGTTGGCTGGCCCATTCAACGCTGCAGTCGGGGTTATGGATCAACAACCAGCAGCGCTACAACCAACTCGTCGACAGTGATCGTCTCACCCTCGCCACTGCCTTCAAACGCTCCGGTTGGCGGACGGTGGGTGACGTGCCGTCGAACGGCGGTGACTGGCCTCAGGGCAAGTCGTTCTATCACTACGACCAGCTCTACGACGAACGCAACGTCGGCTACGCCGGACCGAAGTTCTCCTACGCGTCAATGCCTGATCAGTACACGCTGTCGGCGTTGCAGCGGCTGGAGCTAAAGCCGGGGCATACGCCGGTGATGGCTGAGATCGATCTGGTCTCCTCGCACACGCCGTGGACGCCGCTGCCCCGCCTGGTCGGGTGGAGCGCCGTCGGTGACGGCTCGATCTACGACGGAATGCCAGCCCATGGCTTGGCCCCCAGCACCGTCTGGCCGAACGCGGGCCGGGTGCAGAAGGCCTACGGCGAGTCGGTGCAGTACTCGCTCAATGCCTTGATCTCCTGGGTCACTCAGCTGCACGACGACAATCTCGTGCTCGTCATGCTCGGCGACCACCAGCCGGCGACGATCGTGAGTGGCCCCGGAGCCAACCACGAGGTGCCGATCTCGATCATCGCGCACGACCCCAGCGTCCTGGCTCGGATCTCGTCCTGGGGTTGGCAGGACGGTCTGCTGCCCTCGCCGCAGGCTGTGGTGTGGCCGATGGACGCGTTTCGGAACCGGTTTCTCAACGCCTATGGAGCACAACCGGTTGGCCCTACGACCAATGCGGCGACCGGTCAGCATTGAGGCCGACTAGCTCCGCCGAGGCCTAGGCCGCTCGATAGGTCTGCACTGGAGCCGGTTCCGCTGACGTCGTCAGCTTCGACCGGTCGAGCTGGTTGACCCGAATTCGATTCGGATTCGCTACCGGCACCGAGCGCCGCATCGACAGATCAAGCTTCTTTCGCATCGCGCACCACCAGATCCTCAGGGGTCAGCTACGCACTCAGCTTGGTCGGCCACGATTGCCAGGTCATTTCAGACTCGAGAACTCTCGGCGACAGCCGGTCGTCCCGCCCACCCCGTATCGCTTGACCAACGGCGTTCACCGTCGATGCTGGTTCAGTCGGGCGGCCTGGCGGGTCTGGTGATCACGTTCGGCCAGGTTCGGCGCGTTGTGAGCCGCTTCGGCGTAGAGGTGGGCCGCCAGCTCCAGATCACCATTCTTTTCATGCAGATACGCCGCAACCGCCGCCCGTCGTGGCACGCCTTCGGCAACGCCGGCCAGTGCCGCCAACCCGGCCGGGGCACCGTCGGCTTCGCCGATCGCGACCGCTCGATTGAGCCGGACGACCGGGGTGTCGGCGAATCGCAGCAACTCGTCGTACCACTCCACGATCTGCACCCAGTCGGTCTCCTCGACCCGCGGCGCGTCGGCATGCAGGGCGGCGATCGCCGCCTGCGCCTGATACTCCCCGAGTTGATCGCGGGCGAGTGCCGCCTGGGTGATGGCGATTCCCTCGGTGATCAGAGCGGTGTCCCATTGGCTGCGATCCTGATCGGCCAGCGGCACGATGCTGCCGTCGGCGGTGCTACGGCTGCTGCGGCGAGCCTGGTGCAGCAGCATCAGCGCGAGCAGTCCGTGCGCCTCAGGGGCGTCGGCCAGCGCCGACAACTGGCGGGTGAGGCGGATCGCTTCGGCGGCCAGGTCGACATCGCCGGAGTAACCCTCATTGAAGACGAGGTACAGCACCCGCATGACTGTGCCCACGTTGCCGGGATGCTCGACGCCGGCCCGGCTGACGACGCGCTTGGCTCGACTGATCCGCTGAGCCATGGTCGGTTCCGGCACGAGGTACGCGCGCGCGATCTGACCGGTGGTGAGACCGCCGACCGCGCGCAGGGTCAACGCCACCGCTGAGGACGGCGTCAGGTCGGGGTGGGCGCAGAGGAAGTAGAGCTGGAGCGTGTCGTCGACATTCGGGATCGCGCCCGGCGGCGGTTCGGTGTCGAAGCGCAGCTCGCGGTGACGACGCGAGGCCTCCGAACGGGCGAGGTCGAGGAAGATTCGCCAGGCGACCGTGATGAGCCAACCGGTGCGGTCGGCCGGCGTCTCCTCCGCCCAGGCCGACAGGGCCCGGATCAGCGCCTCCTGCACGGCGTCCTCGGCCGTCGCGAAGTCAGCTCCGCGACGGACGAGGACGTTCAGCACCTGCGGAACGAGCTCACGAGGTTCGACCTCGTTCGCGGTCACTCGGTGACGGTGGGCGGCGCGGTCAGAAACGGGCGAACCTCCAACCATTCGTGGATCGGCCGCCCGCCGGCCCCGGGGGCGGCGGAGAGTTCACCGGCGAGCTCGACGGCTCGCTCGTGGCTGTCGACGTCGATCACATACCAGCCGGCGATCAGATCCTTCGTCTCGGCGAACGGACCGTCGGTGACCGGCGGCCGACCCTCACCGTCATAGCGCACCCAGGCGCCGACCGGAGCCAGCGCCTGCCCGTCGACGAACTCGCCGTTGCGCTCCAGGCGAGCGGCGAAGTCGTTCATGAACCCCATGTGGGCCCCCACCTCGTCGGGCGTCCACTGATCCATCGGCACACCGTTGACTGGTGCCGGCGCGCCCCGGTAATGCTTGAGCAGCAGATATTTGGCCATGGATTTCTCCTCGCGTGACGTCGGCCCCGTCGGCCGAATGCCCCCTGGGACGGAGCCGGCGGAGCATTCTCGACATCCCTCACGGAAAAGTTTTGCACGAATTTCGAAGCCTGAACCTAGCCGTTGCTCGGCCGCCAGCCGAGAGCCGGACCGAGCCGCGTGGAGATGTCGGTGAGGATCTGGACGTAGTCGTCATGAGCGAAGCTGAACGGCAGCGCGAACGCGACCTCATCGATCTCCCGGAACGCCGGGTTGGCGTAGAGCCGCTCGGCGATCTGCTCCGACGAACCCACAAGATCGACGG contains:
- a CDS encoding DUF6596 domain-containing protein, with protein sequence MVGGSPVSDRAAHRHRVTANEVEPRELVPQVLNVLVRRGADFATAEDAVQEALIRALSAWAEETPADRTGWLITVAWRIFLDLARSEASRRHRELRFDTEPPPGAIPNVDDTLQLYFLCAHPDLTPSSAVALTLRAVGGLTTGQIARAYLVPEPTMAQRISRAKRVVSRAGVEHPGNVGTVMRVLYLVFNEGYSGDVDLAAEAIRLTRQLSALADAPEAHGLLALMLLHQARRSSRSTADGSIVPLADQDRSQWDTALITEGIAITQAALARDQLGEYQAQAAIAALHADAPRVEETDWVQIVEWYDELLRFADTPVVRLNRAVAIGEADGAPAGLAALAGVAEGVPRRAAVAAYLHEKNGDLELAAHLYAEAAHNAPNLAERDHQTRQAARLNQHRR
- a CDS encoding YciI family protein, producing the protein MAKYLLLKHYRGAPAPVNGVPMDQWTPDEVGAHMGFMNDFAARLERNGEFVDGQALAPVGAWVRYDGEGRPPVTDGPFAETKDLIAGWYVIDVDSHERAVELAGELSAAPGAGGRPIHEWLEVRPFLTAPPTVTE